Proteins co-encoded in one Arachis hypogaea cultivar Tifrunner chromosome 11, arahy.Tifrunner.gnm2.J5K5, whole genome shotgun sequence genomic window:
- the LOC112721621 gene encoding uncharacterized protein, whose product MDVSKDWMDTPRHEKEYQLGVEKFLHFAFLSPGIPQGEETQCPCAKCCNRLWLRRDVVYDHLICNGFVKGYRRWFNHGESLVAMDVDSDTDEEYNCNDNIDELLRDRFRDTTQVDGHNMGPNEGAKEFYKLVDEASQELYPGCKGFTRLSFTIRLYLLKCLHGWSNASFTSLLELLKEGMPRLNIPTSFDKTKNMVKNLSLDYQKIDACRNDCMLYRNGHENDSSCHVCGTSRYIEHYVEEDDATSSKKPRKVATKTLRHFPLIPRLQRLFMCTMTVEAMSWHHNERVKDGSLRHPADGESWKAFDSRHEDFAKEPRNVRLGLASDGFNPFRTLSSTHSTWPVILMVYNLPPWMRMKPDYFMLSLLIHGP is encoded by the coding sequence ATGGATGTGTCCAAGGATTGGATGGATACACCACGTCATGAAAAAGAATATCAACTCGGTGTAGAAAAGTTTTTACACTTTGCTTTTTTATCACCGGGAATTCCTCAAGGGGAAGAAACTCAATGCCCATGTGCAAAGTGTTGTAATAGACTTTGGTTAAGGAGAGATGTCGTGTATGACCATCTAATATGCAATGGATTCGTAAAAGGTTACAGGCGGTGGTTTAATCATGGGGAATCACTTGTTGCTATGGATGTTGACAGTGACACAGATGAGGAATATAACTGCAATGATAACATTGATGAGTTGTTACGTGATAGATTCAGAGATACTACACAAGTTGATGGACATAACATGGGGCCTAACGAAGGTgcaaaagaattttataaattggTAGACGAGGCAAGCCAAGAACTATACCCTGGATGTAAAGGATTCACAAGATTATCCTTTACCATCCGTCTTTACTTGTTAAAATGCTTGCATGGTTGGAGTAATGCGTCGTTCACTTCTCTCTTAGAATTATTGAAAGAAGGAATGCCACGTTTGAATATTCCTACTTCTTTTGATAAAACGAAGAATATGGTGAAGAATTTGAGTCTTGACTACCAAAAGATCGATGCATGTCGTAATGATTGCATGTTGTATCGGAACGGGCATGAGAATGACTCATCTTGTCATGTCTGTGGAACATCCCGTTATATTGAGCATTATGTAGAAGAGGACGATGCTACCTCATCTAAAAAGCCTCGTAAAGTTGCTACAAAAACTCTAAGGCATTTCCCCCTGATTCCCAGACTTCAAAGGCTTTTTATGTGCACAATGACGGTTGAAGCTATGTCTTGGCATCATAATGAACGTGTTAAAGATGGGTCGTTAAGGCATCCTGCCGATGGTGAATCTTGGAAAGCATTTGACAGTCGACATGAAGATTTTGCAAAGGAGCCTCGTAATGTGAGACTTGGCTTAGCAAGCGACGGATTCAATCCGTTTCGAACTTTGAGTAGTACACATAGTACATGGCCTGTTATTCTGATGGTGTATAATCTACCCCCTTGGATGAGAATGAAGCCTGATTATTTTATGCTCTCTTTACTCATTCATGGCCCATAA